A DNA window from Micromonospora inyonensis contains the following coding sequences:
- the miaA gene encoding tRNA (adenosine(37)-N6)-dimethylallyltransferase MiaA, translating into MGAGVRVVAVVGPTAAGKSALSIALAHALDGEVVNADSMQLYRGMDIGTAKLTPAERGGVPHHLLDIWPVTEPASVAEYQRLARAAVDDILARGRVPLLVGGSGLYVRAVLERFEFPGTDPELRGRLERELAALGPAPLYERLRAVDPAAAAGILPGNGRRIVRALEVVELTGAPFAASLPEPTPFYPSVQLGVDLDTALLDERVARRVDRMWAAGLVAETRELVGHGLPEGRTASRALGYQQVLRFLAGGSTEAEAHDETIRATRRFVRRQRSWFRRDPRVHWLDATAPDLVDVALRVVRAAEE; encoded by the coding sequence CTGGGAGCGGGCGTGAGGGTCGTCGCGGTGGTCGGACCGACCGCCGCCGGCAAGTCCGCGCTGAGCATCGCCCTCGCGCACGCCCTCGACGGGGAGGTGGTCAACGCCGACTCGATGCAGCTCTACCGGGGCATGGACATCGGCACCGCCAAGCTCACCCCCGCCGAACGGGGGGGCGTGCCGCACCACCTGCTCGACATCTGGCCGGTCACCGAACCGGCGAGCGTCGCCGAGTACCAACGGCTCGCCCGGGCGGCGGTCGACGACATCCTCGCCCGGGGACGGGTGCCGCTGCTGGTCGGTGGCTCCGGGCTCTACGTGCGCGCGGTGCTGGAGCGGTTCGAGTTCCCCGGCACCGACCCGGAGCTGCGCGGACGACTGGAACGCGAACTGGCGGCTCTCGGCCCGGCCCCGCTGTACGAGCGGCTCCGCGCGGTCGACCCGGCCGCCGCCGCCGGGATCCTGCCCGGAAACGGCCGGCGCATCGTCCGGGCGCTGGAGGTCGTCGAGCTGACCGGCGCGCCGTTCGCCGCCTCGCTGCCGGAGCCGACCCCGTTCTACCCGTCGGTGCAGCTCGGCGTCGACCTGGACACCGCCCTGCTCGACGAACGGGTCGCCCGGCGGGTGGACCGGATGTGGGCCGCCGGGCTGGTCGCCGAGACCCGCGAGCTGGTCGGCCACGGCCTCCCCGAGGGCCGTACGGCCAGCCGGGCGCTCGGCTACCAGCAGGTGCTCCGGTTCCTGGCCGGTGGGTCGACCGAGGCCGAGGCGCACGACGAGACGATCCGGGCCACCCGCCGGTTCGTCCGCCGGCAACGTTCCTGGTTCCGCCGCGACCCCCGGGTGCACTGGCTGGACGCCACCGCCCCCGACCTGGTCGATGTCGCCCTGCGGGTGGTGCGGGCCGCGGAGGAGTGA
- a CDS encoding class III extradiol dioxygenase subunit B-like domain-containing protein translates to MSLVAAAVCPHPPLLVPEVAGAAAGELDDLRAACDAAVARLLDARPEQLLLIGSGPRTARFNTADHGSLRPYGVDRQVRLWKVNCAGGPHLPLSLTVGAWLVGRSGTELPRFAHSVATDATADECARLGAELATAAAEPRTALLVLGDGSACRGQKAPGYDDPRAQAYDDGVAAALAHADTDALLGLDPVLSTELRAAGRAPWQVLAGAVRAAGGDWRGELTHHTARYGVAYLVATWERA, encoded by the coding sequence CCGTCTGCCCGCACCCGCCACTGCTCGTGCCCGAGGTCGCCGGTGCGGCCGCCGGTGAACTCGACGACCTCCGTGCGGCCTGCGACGCGGCGGTCGCCCGGCTGCTCGACGCCCGGCCGGAGCAGCTCCTGCTGATCGGCTCCGGGCCCCGGACGGCCCGCTTCAACACCGCCGACCACGGCTCACTGCGGCCGTACGGGGTGGACCGGCAGGTCCGGCTCTGGAAGGTCAACTGCGCCGGCGGCCCACACCTCCCGCTCAGCCTCACCGTCGGCGCGTGGCTGGTCGGTCGCTCCGGCACGGAACTGCCCCGGTTCGCCCACTCCGTCGCCACCGACGCCACGGCCGACGAGTGCGCACGGCTCGGGGCGGAACTGGCCACCGCCGCCGCCGAGCCGCGTACCGCGCTGCTGGTGCTCGGGGACGGGTCGGCCTGCCGGGGGCAGAAGGCACCTGGATACGACGACCCGCGCGCGCAGGCGTACGACGACGGGGTGGCCGCTGCCCTGGCCCACGCGGACACCGACGCGCTGCTCGGCCTGGACCCGGTGCTCTCGACGGAGCTGCGAGCCGCCGGCCGGGCCCCCTGGCAGGTGCTGGCCGGCGCGGTGCGCGCGGCCGGCGGCGACTGGCGGGGCGAACTGACCCACCACACCGCCCGGTACGGCGTGGCCTACCTCGTGGCGACCTGGGAGCGGGCGTGA
- the dapF gene encoding diaminopimelate epimerase: MEFTKGHGTGNDFLILSDPDGYLTLTPERVAALCDRRRGVGADGVLRVVRAAEDPDGAGQAGEAEWFMDYRNADGSLAEMCGNGVRVFVRYLVDTGLAVPTRGLVPVATRAGVVRARLDGDDIAVEMRHPRLYDTGVATLGGLTLPGTAVDVGNPHLVCALPAGLDLATLDLTRPPGVDPALFPAGVNVEFTSPGEPVDGTDRHVLMRVYERGSAETLSCGTGACAVAAVALRDAGRRVGVVAVDVPGGRLTVTLDPHACWLAGPALLVATGTLL, translated from the coding sequence GTGGAGTTCACCAAGGGCCATGGCACCGGCAACGACTTTCTGATCCTGTCCGACCCGGACGGGTACCTGACGCTGACCCCCGAGCGGGTCGCCGCGCTCTGCGACCGACGACGCGGCGTCGGCGCCGACGGTGTGCTGCGGGTGGTCCGGGCCGCGGAGGACCCGGACGGCGCCGGGCAGGCCGGCGAGGCCGAGTGGTTCATGGACTACCGGAACGCCGACGGCTCCCTCGCCGAGATGTGCGGCAACGGCGTCCGGGTCTTCGTCCGCTACCTCGTCGACACCGGGCTCGCCGTCCCGACCCGCGGTCTCGTGCCGGTGGCGACCCGGGCCGGTGTGGTGCGTGCCCGCCTCGATGGGGACGACATCGCCGTCGAGATGCGCCACCCCCGCCTGTACGACACCGGGGTGGCCACCCTCGGCGGGCTGACCCTGCCCGGCACCGCCGTCGACGTCGGCAACCCCCACCTGGTCTGTGCGCTTCCGGCCGGGCTGGACCTGGCCACGCTGGACCTCACCCGGCCGCCCGGGGTCGACCCGGCGCTCTTCCCGGCCGGGGTGAACGTCGAGTTCACCAGCCCGGGTGAGCCCGTGGACGGCACCGACCGGCACGTGCTGATGCGGGTGTACGAACGCGGTTCGGCCGAGACGCTCTCCTGCGGCACCGGGGCCTGTGCGGTGGCGGCCGTGGCCCTGCGGGACGCCGGCCGGAGGGTCGGTGTGGTCGCGGTCGACGTCCCCGGTGGTCGCCTCACGGTGACTCTCGACCCGCACGCCTGCTGGCTCGCCGGCCCCGCCCTCCTGGTGGCCACCGGCACCCTGCTCTGA
- the hflX gene encoding GTPase HflX, with translation MREQQGFVPVEDEELDATTGELELEERQALRRVPGLSTELSDITEVEYRQLRLERVVLVGVWTEGTVTDAENSLTELAALAETAGSQVLEGLIQRRNRPDPATYIGRGKVDDLGAVVLSTGADTVICDGELSPSQLRNLEQRTKVKVVDRTALILDIFAQHAKSREGKAQVELAQLEYLLPRLRGWGETLSRQTGGSGRGGGAGGGVGLRGPGETKLETDRRRIRHRISRLRREIKAMRTVRQTKRARRSRNAVPAVAIAGYTNAGKSSLLNRLTGAGVLVENALFATLDPTTRRATTADGRLYTLSDTVGFVRHLPHQIVEAFRSTLEEVADADLVVHVVDGTHPDPEEQVRAVREVLAEVGADRLPELLAVNKIDAADEETLLRLKRAWPDAIFVSAHSGRGTDELRAAIEAQLPRPAVDVRAVLPYDRGDLVARVHRQGEVLSTAHLPEGTLLHVRVGAALAAELAPFQTEENAPHVVHKGPPGRPNGEGNMRH, from the coding sequence TTGCGAGAGCAGCAGGGCTTCGTCCCGGTCGAGGACGAGGAACTCGACGCCACCACCGGCGAGCTGGAACTGGAGGAGCGTCAGGCGCTGCGTCGGGTGCCCGGTCTCTCCACCGAGCTCAGCGACATCACCGAGGTCGAGTACCGCCAGCTCCGGCTGGAGCGGGTGGTGCTGGTCGGCGTCTGGACCGAGGGCACGGTGACCGACGCGGAGAACTCCCTCACCGAACTGGCCGCGCTCGCCGAGACCGCCGGTTCCCAGGTGCTGGAGGGGCTCATCCAGCGGCGCAACCGTCCGGACCCGGCCACCTACATCGGCCGGGGAAAGGTCGACGACCTGGGCGCGGTGGTCCTCTCCACCGGTGCCGACACGGTGATCTGCGACGGGGAGCTCTCTCCGTCCCAGTTGCGCAACCTGGAACAGCGCACCAAGGTCAAGGTCGTCGACCGGACGGCGCTGATCCTCGACATCTTCGCCCAGCACGCCAAGAGCCGGGAGGGTAAGGCGCAGGTCGAGCTGGCCCAGCTCGAATACCTCCTGCCCCGGCTGCGCGGCTGGGGTGAGACCCTCTCCCGGCAGACCGGCGGTAGCGGTCGCGGCGGCGGCGCCGGCGGCGGCGTGGGTCTGCGTGGTCCCGGTGAGACCAAGCTGGAGACCGACCGGCGGCGCATCCGCCACCGGATCTCCCGCCTGCGTCGCGAGATCAAGGCCATGCGGACGGTACGCCAGACCAAACGCGCCCGTCGCTCCCGTAACGCGGTGCCCGCGGTGGCCATCGCCGGCTACACCAACGCCGGCAAGTCCAGCCTGCTCAACCGGCTGACCGGCGCGGGTGTGCTGGTCGAGAACGCGCTCTTCGCCACCCTCGACCCGACCACCCGGCGGGCCACCACCGCCGACGGTCGCCTCTACACCCTCTCCGACACCGTCGGCTTCGTCCGGCACCTGCCGCACCAGATCGTCGAGGCGTTCCGCTCGACGCTGGAGGAGGTGGCCGACGCCGACCTCGTGGTGCACGTGGTCGACGGCACCCACCCCGACCCGGAGGAGCAGGTACGGGCGGTCCGTGAGGTGCTCGCCGAGGTCGGCGCCGACCGGCTGCCCGAACTGCTGGCGGTCAACAAGATCGACGCTGCCGACGAGGAGACGCTGCTGCGCCTCAAACGCGCCTGGCCGGACGCGATTTTCGTCTCCGCCCACTCGGGACGCGGGACCGACGAGCTGCGGGCCGCCATCGAGGCACAGCTGCCGCGTCCAGCCGTCGACGTCCGCGCGGTGCTGCCGTACGACCGGGGTGACCTGGTCGCCCGGGTGCACCGGCAGGGCGAGGTGCTCAGCACCGCCCACCTGCCGGAGGGGACGTTGCTGCACGTCCGGGTCGGTGCGGCGCTCGCCGCCGAGCTGGCCCCGTTCCAAACGGAGGAGAACGCGCCGCACGTCGTCCATAAGGGGCCTCCGGGTCGTCCGAACGGCGAGGGGAACATGCGACACTGA
- a CDS encoding NAD-dependent malic enzyme has translation MRGRRRPGPPSRDWRDPVAITRLPSAGFSITIRIAVPADASSIGRLTTCVGEAGAIVTALDVVDSDPTHVLVDLTCDTADAGHADQVVQALTELDGVDVRKVSDRTFLLHLGGKIEVTPKVALRNRDELSRAYTPGVARVCQAIAENPADARRLTIKRNTVAVVSDGSAVLGLGNLGPAASLPVMEGKAALFKRFGGVDAWPVVLDTQDTDEIVNIIRAIAPAYGGINLEDIAAPRCFEIEARLRDLLDIPVFHDDQHGTAICVLAALTNALRVVGKQLSDVRVVVSGAGAAGTAIMKLLLRQGVGDIVAYDRQGALHRGLPGLNPAWQWLAENTNKENYSGDLRGAVAGADVFIGVSAPNLLTGEDIATMAKDAIVFALANPDPEVDPREARKHAAVVATGRSDQPNQINNVLAFPGVFRGMLDAHAEEFTEEMAIAAARAIADVVGEEKINPTVIVPSVFDSRVAPAVAAAVRAAAQNPGATAPPAADSGPADLTEIAAASSATP, from the coding sequence ATGCGGGGGCGGCGTCGCCCGGGGCCGCCGAGCCGTGACTGGAGGGACCCTGTGGCCATCACCCGACTGCCGAGCGCCGGATTCTCGATCACCATCCGGATCGCCGTGCCCGCCGACGCCTCGTCGATCGGGCGGCTCACCACCTGCGTCGGGGAGGCCGGGGCGATCGTCACCGCGCTGGACGTGGTCGACTCCGACCCGACCCACGTGCTGGTCGACCTGACCTGCGACACCGCCGACGCCGGCCACGCCGACCAGGTGGTCCAGGCGTTGACCGAGCTGGACGGGGTGGACGTCCGCAAGGTCTCCGACCGGACGTTCCTGCTGCACCTGGGCGGCAAGATCGAGGTGACCCCGAAGGTGGCGCTGCGCAACCGCGACGAGCTGTCCCGGGCGTACACGCCGGGGGTGGCCCGGGTCTGCCAGGCGATCGCGGAGAACCCGGCCGACGCGCGGCGACTGACCATCAAGCGCAACACGGTGGCCGTGGTCAGCGACGGCTCGGCCGTGCTCGGCCTCGGCAACCTGGGCCCGGCCGCGTCGCTGCCGGTGATGGAGGGCAAGGCCGCCCTGTTCAAGCGGTTCGGCGGGGTGGACGCCTGGCCGGTGGTGCTGGACACCCAGGACACCGACGAGATCGTCAACATCATCCGGGCCATCGCGCCGGCGTACGGCGGGATCAACCTGGAGGACATCGCCGCGCCGCGCTGCTTCGAGATCGAGGCCCGACTGCGGGACCTGCTGGACATCCCGGTCTTCCACGACGACCAGCACGGCACCGCGATCTGCGTGCTCGCCGCCCTGACCAACGCGCTGCGCGTGGTAGGCAAGCAGCTCTCGGACGTCCGGGTGGTGGTCTCCGGCGCGGGTGCGGCCGGCACCGCGATCATGAAGCTGCTGCTGCGCCAGGGCGTGGGCGACATCGTCGCGTACGACCGGCAGGGCGCGCTGCACCGTGGGCTCCCCGGGCTCAACCCGGCCTGGCAGTGGCTGGCCGAGAACACCAACAAGGAGAACTACTCCGGCGACCTGCGCGGTGCGGTGGCCGGCGCGGACGTCTTCATCGGGGTGAGCGCGCCGAACCTGCTCACCGGCGAGGACATCGCCACCATGGCCAAGGACGCGATCGTCTTCGCGCTGGCGAACCCGGACCCGGAGGTCGACCCCCGGGAGGCCCGCAAGCACGCGGCGGTGGTGGCGACCGGCCGTTCCGACCAGCCGAACCAGATCAACAACGTGCTCGCCTTCCCCGGGGTGTTCCGGGGCATGCTGGACGCGCACGCCGAGGAGTTCACCGAGGAGATGGCGATCGCCGCCGCCCGGGCCATCGCGGACGTGGTCGGCGAAGAGAAGATCAACCCGACGGTGATCGTGCCGAGCGTGTTCGACTCCCGGGTCGCCCCCGCGGTGGCCGCGGCCGTCCGCGCCGCCGCCCAGAACCCCGGCGCCACCGCTCCCCCGGCGGCCGACTCCGGCCCCGCAGACCTCACCGAGATCGCGGCCGCCTCCTCCGCCACCCCCTGA